The Labilibaculum sp. sequence TACATCATCATTATCTATTGTATCATCTCAGGTTTCTCATAGTGGTTATTATACTTGCATTTTATCTGATGATTGTACTGATTACCGATCAACGAAACCAACAGAATTAGTTGTTCATGCTCTTCCAAATACTGCGATTTATGGTCGAATGGTACTTTGTGCAAAAGAGGATCGTGTAACTTATGTGCTCAATCAGGTAGGTGCTGATGTTTACAGTTGGAATGTTAACGGTGGTATATTTGCTGGTCCTGAAGAAGGAGCAAAAACCAGAGTTACATGGGAGGAACTTTCTCCGGGCAGTCTTTCAGTTTCGATTATGGATTTGGCAACAGGTTGTAAGTCAAGAGTTGATTCTGCAGTTGTATTAAATTCACTTCCAAATGTGAACTTAACGAATTTAGGCTCAAAAGGAGTTTGTGAAAATGAATTTGTGTTAACCGGTGGTTTCCCTGAAGGTGGAATTTACTGGGTTAATGGAATCTCACAAACAGAATTTAATCCTTCTGATCGTGGTGCAGGAACTTATGCGGTACACTATTCTTATACAGATGGAAACGGATGTTCGAATGTAACACCAATTACCAATTTAACGGTAGATGTTTTACCTGTAGTTGATATTACAGATGATATTACTGTAGGTAGTTGTATTCCGACACCGCTTAGTGCTAAAACAGACGAAGATAATATCCAGTGGTTTAGAATACAGGATAACAATAGGCTTTTACCGGATAATTTAGATAATCCAAACTCAATGAATCCTACATTTACTCCTGGGAAATCACAGGTATTATTGGCAATGGTTAAGGATGAGCATGGTTGTGAAGGAATTGATTTATTAAATCTTTCAGTTGCCCCTCTTCCTGTCGTAACAACCATTAATGATACAACCGTTAGTCAATGCAATCAGTTGGTTTTACAAACAGATATTGTAGGAGATCAAGATGTAATTAGTTGGACAAATCCTGATCATTTGGATCATGCAGATGTAAGAAGTCCAAAAATTATTGATGCACCGGCAGGAACACATACGTATGCCATCAATGTAACTGATTTATACGGTTGCGATGCTGCAGGGGAAGTAACTGTTACCATGGTTGCAGATCCAACATTAGGAGAGGATAAATTTGGTTGCGAAGGTGATAAGTACGAGATAGACATTACTGGGATGGAAAACCCTGTTTGGAGTGATGATGATAGTTCACCGGCAAGAACGATTGACAAGCCGGGAGAATATAAATTGGAAGTTTCCAACGATTATGGTTGTGGTGATGAGCAATTGTTCGTGATTAATCCAAAACCAAACTTAGGATTGAAAGATACTTTGATTTTTGAAGGACAAACAGTGACCTTTGGTCCAAATCTTCCTTCGGATTACGCACCTTACTTTTTTGAATGGCAGGATGGTAGTATTTTCCAAAGATTTGAAGTGTCAGAGACTGGAACCTATAAGCTTAAGGTTGAAGATAATTTAGGTTGTGTGGCTATTGATTCTGCCTATGTGGAAGTGAAGCCTGTTGGAATAGAGTCATCAAATGCATTTCTGCCTTTAGCCGGTGATGGAACGAATGATAGATTCTACGTAGGTGATAATGAGAATATGGGAGGAGGTACTGATGACAGACTTTCCATTATTAAGGAGTATGAGATGTATGTTTATGATCGTTGGGGAGAAATGTTGTACAAAACGAATGAGCAAGGATATAAAGGTGGATGGAATGGACAGTACAAAGGCAAAATTTGTCCGGCCGGAGCTTATGTTTGGGTCGTATTTATAAATGGGGAACTCACCAATAAAGGAACTTTTATGTTGATACGATAATTGCACGAAGATTTTATTTGTAAAATAAATTTAAATGGGTTTTGAGTTTCTATGCAAAAGGAAACTTAAAACTCATTTAAAAATATCTGTTTGTTGATAACATTCTGAACTATTGGAAATGACTTTTTGAAATAAAAAAATAAAATAATGCCGTATTTTATTAACAAAATAAATTTTGGCGCGTATAGTTTGAAATTAACCACTAAATGAAAATTCTCCTTTGGGAGAACTTTAATTATAATATTTATGAAAAAGGCACTATTCGCTTTTTGTATATTGATTGCAGGGATTGTTTCTACGGGTAAAGCTCAGGATATTCGGTTTTCTCAATTTTATGCCAATAAACTTTATTTGAATCCGGCGCTTGCCGGTTCTACTAATTATTCCAATGTTAGCCTAAATTACAGGAACCAATGGCCAAATTTGGATTTACCCTATGTAACCTATAGTGTTTCATTTGATAATTTTTATGAAGCCATAAACGGGGGAATAGGTATTATGGTTATTCAGGATGATCAGGGAGATGGAGCACTTAAAACGACAAATTTTGCTGCGATGTATTCGTTTTACCTTCGGATTAATGATGATTTAATTGTGAGACCAGCCATTCAAGCGTCTTTTTTGCAAAAAAGAGTAGATTGGACAAATCTAGTGTTCCCGGATCAGGTGTCACCAATTCATGGTAAAATATTCGAGCATAACAATAATAATGATCCTGCGAACAGGAAAAAAGATGGATGGGATTTCTCGTTGGGAGCAATTGCCTATTATAAAGATTTTTATTTTGGTATTGCTGCTCATCACCTGGCAAAGCCGGATCTTAGTTTTGATGATGAACAGGAAGATAAATTGGAAACCAAATATACTTTTCATGCAGGAGCTGAATTTGTATTAGGAGGAAGAAGTCGTAGTTATGTTGACAAGTGGATAATTGCCCCGGCCATACTATTTCAACAGCAAGGCGATTTTTCTCAAATGAATTATGGTTTGTATGCCAGCAAGAGTTCGATGGTTTTTGGATTGTGGTTTAATCAAAATTTTGAACTGAATTACGATTCATTTATTGCCATGGTTGGTTTTGTCACCGAAAGGTTTAAAGTTGCTTATAGTTACGACTACGCAATTACAAAATTGATCCATACCAATACAGGAGCACATGAGGTTTCGTTCTCATTTCCCTTGGCATTTGATACCAGTAAAAGGAAACGAAAGATTAAAGCCGTCCGTTCTCCGGTATTTTAAGATT is a genomic window containing:
- a CDS encoding type IX secretion system membrane protein PorP/SprF codes for the protein MKKALFAFCILIAGIVSTGKAQDIRFSQFYANKLYLNPALAGSTNYSNVSLNYRNQWPNLDLPYVTYSVSFDNFYEAINGGIGIMVIQDDQGDGALKTTNFAAMYSFYLRINDDLIVRPAIQASFLQKRVDWTNLVFPDQVSPIHGKIFEHNNNNDPANRKKDGWDFSLGAIAYYKDFYFGIAAHHLAKPDLSFDDEQEDKLETKYTFHAGAEFVLGGRSRSYVDKWIIAPAILFQQQGDFSQMNYGLYASKSSMVFGLWFNQNFELNYDSFIAMVGFVTERFKVAYSYDYAITKLIHTNTGAHEVSFSFPLAFDTSKRKRKIKAVRSPVF